CTTGCGGCAATCTTGGCAATCTGGGAGAATTCGCGTCTGGGTATCAATCGGGCCAATCGCGATTATCAGGAGCGGGCCGACGTGGATGAGGCCATCATCAATCAGCCGATTCTCGGGACGACACGCTATCGAATCGTGCGGCGGGTGATGGGGTTGCGTTCCAGTGGGCAAACGGCCGTCTTTGAGGCCATCGACCGCGAGACCGGGCAAATCGTTGCCCTCAAGCAATGGTTCTTTCGTCGGGCGGAAGATGCGGAGCGAGCGACGGCGTTTGTCCAGCAATCGCGGCAATTGCTGGGCGAATTCGGCGATCATTTGGTGAGGATTCGCGATGTGCTGGACCTGCCGCAGCATCCGACCTGGGTGATGGATTGGGTCGAAGGCCGGTCGTTGGCCGCGTGCCTGGCCCGAAGCGACCGCATCGGCGCGGGCGAGGTTCTGCGCATTGGGCGTGAGATCGCCCACGGCTTGGCCCAACTCCACGCCGCCGGGCAATGCCATGGCGATTTGCGACCGGAACATTGCTGGCTGTGCGATGCCGGAACTCCTTTTGCCAGAAGCGGATCGGTGCGATTGTTGGATTACGGCATGGGCGCATTCGCACCCCGCGACAGCACCGCCGACTCCGCTCCCGCCCCGCGACATTTCTATCGTGCCGCCGAATGCTGGTCGCCCGCATCTCCCAATGATTGGGAGGCGCATTCGATCGATTGCACGGGCCGAACTGCAAGCGGCCACGGCAGCCCCCAGGCCGACTGGTTCGCGCTGGGGGTGATTCTGTACCGAGCGTTCACGGGGCGATTCCCGTTCGAGGGGCGAACCCTGGCCGCGCTCGAGGCGGCGATTCGGCGTGGGCAGCCGATCCCGATTCGCCGATTTCGCCGGGATTTGCCGCATTCGGTCTGTCAACGGGTGCAGTCGCTGCTGTCGGTCGATCCGGATCGACGGGGAAAGAGTTCCATGCAGTTGGCCGCCGATTTGGAACGCGAGGCCGCACGGCTGCTGTCCGGCGAATCCGACCGTTACCGCTGGCGGACGGTTCTTTTCCCCATCGGTGTGATGGCGATTCTGCTGGGTGGACTGGCGGGATGGCAGTCGCGGAAGCTCCCTTCGGCGGTGTCGCAGGACGGGGCAGGGGCGGCGATCGCCACGCATTCGGAATCGGTCGCTCCTGAAATTCAGCATGTGAACGCTGCGCCGCAATTTTGGAATGGGCGGCATTCGCGGGTGGCGTTGCATCTCACGGCCGATGACCTGGAACATTGGGCCATGGAATGCGATGCGTCGGAATTTCGCGTGGTGGCGATTACGGGATGGAGTTGGGACGGCGAAGAACGCTTCTCGGCGGCGGCGGTCGCGAATCCGCAGCGGGTGAGCTGGTTGATTCGACATCGAGACAATGCCGACTTGCAAACGGTGAGTGGGTTGCGGACGCAGGGGTATCAACCGTTGGCGATTCGTTCGTATCGGCGGGAGAATCAGATTTGGCGTGCCGCGATTTGGACCAACGCGCTGCCTCGAGTGCCGGTGTTCTACTGTTCGGGCGAGGCGGTGCTGCGGCGGACGTGGGCAGATCTGCGCAAGCGGGGGCTGACGCCGATTCATCTCGGGGCCAGCGATTTGGGGCGAGCCGCGGTGCAATTTGATCTCACGGCAACGGCGGCGGCTGGAATCGAGGATTGGCATGTGGAGTGCGGTCTGACGAATATGCAGGCGCAAGAATGGCATCGGCAACATCTCCCGCCCCGAGCCGATGGCTGGCGGTTGCAGTCGATGGCGGCGTATCGTTCCACTGATGCAACTGCAGATGCCGAACCACGATACGCACTGTTGGCCCATCGGGAAATCGGCGGCGCATCCGCATCGGCGGCGGTCTGGGGATTCTCGCCCGCGGAATTCTTCGCGGAATGTCAGCAGCAGGATTCCGCCGGGTGGCAGTTGGCTGGGCTGACGTGCCATGCGGAAGCGGCGGGGTTGCGATTTTCGGCAATTTGGCATCGCGATTGAATCGCCCAAGTGTCCAGTCTCGGCAATTTGGCATTGCGATTGAGCTACCCAAGTGTCCCGTTGACCGAGTGAGAGTGGGCGGTGAGCGCATCCGGCCAGCCGACCTGCGAATTGCTACAGTAACGGTTCCCGAGATGCCCGGGCGAGCGACTCGACTGCCGATTGGGGGAGTTGGGCGTGACCCGCGCGGGCGGATGCAGAAGGAAACGTGCCGATGAGTCGTCGATTGATTAGTTCAGGGTCGCCGTTTGAAGCCGAAATCGGATATTCCCGCGCGGTGGTGGATGGCGATTGGGTGTTTGTGTCGGGCACCACGGGGTTCAACTACCAAACGATGACCATCTCGGAATCGTTGGTGGAACAGACCGAGCAGTGCCTCAAGAACATCGAAGCCGCGCTGCAACAGGCCGGATCGAGTTTGGCCGATGTGGTGCGAATCACCTACGTTCTGCCCGACGCCAGCGAATTCCAATCGATTTGGCCGGTGCTGAAGAAGTATCTGGGTGACGTCCGCCCCGCAGCGATGGTGATGTCGGCCGGGCTGTTGGATGCCAAGATGAAGATTGAAATCGAAGTGACCGCGCGAATTGGCTCCGGCTCCCGCAAGGTGAGCTAAGTCGTTTGCAGAGAATGGGTTGTGATTGTGACAATGTCCCGAGTTGGCGTGGAATTCTGCGGAATTCCGGCACCCACTCGGGACCGTTGTGTTGATCAGCGAGTCATCAGCGGGCGGAAGCGGTGATCGTGAGCGGTTCGCCCCCTTCTTTGACTTCGACGGAGATTCCCTTCGGTGAGGGAATGGCGAATCGGCTGGCCAATCGTGGGGCGCGGGTGGGGGCTTTACCCTGGGCGGGGCGTTCCTCGTCGTTATCCACCAGCGTGACCAGATGCGGCCCGATCACGGCTCCATCGCGGCCATCGTAGGTCCGCAGGGTAAACTTTCCCGTGGCATCGGTGGTGCCGAACGACGTTGGCCCTTCCGCCCCACGCAGGGAATCCGGCATGAGCTGCACGGTGATATTCCCTGCGGGTTTGCCATCGATCTGCACCACGCCTTGGGCTGGGACGAGTTTGTAGGGATCGCCGCAGCCGGTCATGCCAAGACTCAGCCCCATCAACAGGGTGAGCATTCCACCGTTCAGAATCCGTTGCGATAGCATGGAGCATCCTTGGGGAAATCGCCGAATCATCCCACAATTCCCATTGCGGATTATTCGGGGATCACTTGACCATCGGCACGTTGGCACATCAGGGCGAGCGTGGTTTGCGGGGTGCGATCGGTCAGGAATCGGACCGAACCATCGGAGAAGCAAACGTTTGCGCCGCCGGTGTGACCGCTGCCCAATGCGTTCAAGCGTTGATCTTGGAAGATGAACCATGCCCCTTGCGATCCAGGTGCGCCAGCGCCACCGGCTGCGAACGGGGTGCGGTAGTTGATGGGGGCGAATGCGCCGAACATGAGGTTGCCCAAGCCGGCATCACCACCTGCCGGATACCAGCGCGACCAGCCAGCGATCGTGGAACCGCTGTTGTAGCCGATGGCAGTGAACGAATCGAAATTCGGGTCGAAATGGTGCATTTCCCCGAACATGAGGGTGTTGCTGGTACCGTCGAGGATTTCGGTGATGCGCACGCGATTTCCGGCGGGAGCGCCCGTTGCCCTGCGTGCCGCGCTGCCGGTGGCCATGAAGACGCCGTCGTTGGTGGCCGAGGTGGCGAAGATGGGCCGCGAACCACCGTTGAGGCGATAGCTAGTGGCACCGTAAAATTCCGTCGGCGTCCCGGTCGAGGGGAACGGCAGCGGCTGGCCGGTTGCCACGCCCACATCGCTGGGGCAGATGTACGTCTTGACGACGGCTCCGGCTCGAATTCCAGCTGTTGCCGAGCGATTATTCAGCGGCACGGCGGCATCCATTGACGTAAACAGATTCTGTTGCTCGATATACGGCAACAGGAAGTAGAACGCCGAGTGCCCTTGGAATGCGCCAGACGGCGCGGGAATTCGGTCTTGCGTGTAGCCGGAAGGGAACGAACCTTCGGTGAGTTCGAAGTTGTGGGCTCCCAATCCGAGTTGTTTCAGATTGTTTTGGCAGGACATCCGAGCGGCGGCGTCTCGGACTTTTTGGACTGCCGGCAACAGCAAACCAATCAGGATTGCGATGATGGCAATCACAACCAACAGTTCGATCAGGGTAAACCCTGGGCGCATGCGCAGGCGCATGAACGTCTCCGAAATTAGCGAGTGAAACCAACGAGTGCGAGTATTGAGATTGTAAGAGATTCGATTGTGAAGGAACGATGAGGAATCGCGATTTTTGAAAAAAAGATCGGATCTGTGCTTGTTTTGGTGCGGATGTGCGATCTTTGTGTTTTCGAATGGTCTGTTGACGATTCGGCTTGCCATCTCCATGATAAGGGTGCTGCTTCTCTCCACGACCGACTGGTGATTCTCCACAGACTCGGCCTCGGCCACGTCCCGCAGGGACGAACGGTTTGCTGGCCTTCAAGGACTTTCCCGAATGATTTCACTTCGTTGGCTGCGGCGTGCGTTCGCCGCGATCGGACTGATTTTGATGGTGGTGAGCGTGTCTCGATCGGCAGATCCCATGCCAATTCTGCCCAGCGATCGTGTCACGGTGCAACGGGGGGAAATTCCGATTATCCTCACCGCCCCGCACGGGGGAACGCTGGAATTGCCGAATGTCCCGGAACGCAAAGGCATTGGTCTGGAGAAGGGGGCCAAGGGATTTTTCACCGGGCGGGATACCGGAACCGAGGAATTGGTCGCCGATTTGTCGGCGGCCATCGAGAAGCGATTCGGCAAAAAGCCGTATCTGATCGCCGCTCGATTCCATCGCAAATTCATTGATCCGAATCGGCCACCGGAAATTGCCTACGAAAGTCCCAACGCGAAGCCGTTTTATGACCAATTCCATGATTCCGTGGCGGATGCCTGCAAACAAGTGCAGGGGAAATTCCAACGCGGATTGTTGCTGGATCTGCACGGCCAGGGATCGAAGCGCGATACGATCTTTCGCGGAACGCAAAATGGCAAAACGGTGAAACTGCTCATCGACCGCTATGGCAAGAAGGCCCAAGTCGGGCCGGAGAGTTTCTTTGGATTTCTGGCCAAGCACGGCTGCACGGTTTACCCCACCGATGATGGCAAGGAACAGGCCGGATTCACCGGTGGATACATCGTGCAAACCTATGGTAGCCACACGGGTTACGGCATTGATGCGATCCAACTCGAATGCGGGGCGGATTATCGGCTGAAGGATGTGCGCAAGCCCGCGGCAGAGAAAATCGCCGATTCCGTTGTCGATTATGCGATTCGCTATCTGGATTGGAAGTTTCCCGAGAAGCCGACCGCGACGCCTGCTCCGGTTGTCCCGAAATGATCGGCCAATGACACTCGCCACGATTCTCCCCCGCGCGTGGATACGAAGTGGAATCGTGGCGAGTCGAAAGTTCATGCAAAACCGAGCGGATCAAATCCATTCGGGATAGCGACGTCCGATCAGGCCCGCCCGTTGTTCCATGGTCAACGAGCGAAGAATCGTCGGGCCTTCCTGGGCCAGCAGATCCAGCGGTTGCGGGGAGGGGAGCATTTCGCCGCGATTGTTCCCCACGACGGCAACCACCGGTTGGGCCGGTTCGGGATATTCGCCCGGTCGATGCGGGTTGGCCAACACGCGAGCGATGCGACCATCGTTGAGTTCGACCAACGTGCCGACAGGGTAGAATGCCAGCAGAAACAGCCGTTCGGCGGCCGCGCGATCGAGTTTGTTGTGATCGGCTTCCATCAGCGTGTCGGTGAGCGCGGTGCGGGGATCATACGCTGGGCGGTGAGCCCGCGAACAGACCCGAGCGGCATATTCATCCGCCACCGCCAACAGCCGCGACAACGGCGCAATTTGATCGCCATGATGCCCTTGCGGATAGCCAGTTCCATCCATGCGTTCATGATGCGTGGCGATGGCGTCGGCCAATCCCGCGAGTTCCGGCAGATGCGTGGCGACCAAATCTGCCGACACATGGGCATGCGCTTCGATCTGGCGTTTCTGTTCGATCGACAACGGCCCCGGTTGGGCGAGCAGTTCCACCGGCACTCGGGCCATGCCAACATCATGCACCAGACAGAGCATCACGGCTTCAACGGGTGTGCAGCCCCATTCAGTGCTGGTGCCGATGAGTCGGGCCATGACTTGGGCGGTGGTCAAGGCGTGGCAGGCGATGAATCGCAACGGCGCGGGGAAGGTGACGCCCCCGGCGAAGGCTTGTGTGGCGGCCGGGGCATCGTGCAGAAACCGCATCGGTTTCCCGGCGTGGGCATCGTCCAGAATCGCTTGGGCGAGTCGGGCGAAATCGGCCAGCATCGGTTTGCTGCCGCGATCCAGTGCGAGCAGTAAGCCGCAAAGTGTGTCGATGCGTTGATGATCGGTGCGGCGATCGCTGATGGCGAGTCGCAGTCCGGCCAGACGTTCCCGAATGGCGACAATCACCGATTCCAGCCCTTCGCTGAGCCGCATTTGGGCGCTGGGCGATTCCGGGAACGTAACCACCATGCGCAGCGACACTTCCGCCATGGAGACCAATTCGCGGTAGAATGCGGCCAGCGGGTCGATGTCGTCGCTGGCGTGCGGCGGACCGGCAAGCAGTGGCTCATCGGCGAATGGTCGCAATTCCGCGATCAGCGCCCGGCCTTCTTCCATCAACCGACGAGCGCGAGCCGTCAACGCACTGGGCATCGCTTCGGCTACCGCTTCGCTGGTCGATTGCAGCGTGCGCAGCGAGCGTTCCAACAGGGCTTGTTGACGATTCGCCAAGTCGACTTGCTCATCCAACGGAGCGTCAGGCCCGGCCTGTTCTTCCAGGTGCGTGAGTTCTTCGCGGCTCAGGTCGTTTTCCGTCAAGGTCGGCATTTGCTCCAACTTGCGGCGAAACGTGCTGATCCGGTTCAGAAGCACTCGGCTGTCGCTCATCGTCGAATCCCCCTACAAAGAGCAACCGAGCGATCTCATACGGTTGCCCTGGATTGGATGTCTAGTCGAATTCATCGACCAGGGGCCGCAATCGACTTGAGAAAATTTGCCGGATGTGTCGATTGTGCGGGTGGAATGGGTGGGCTGGCTGCGCGGTGAAAAGCGACGGGATTCGGGGGATCACGCGGCGATTTTTCGGGCATTGCCTGTCAAATTGGCAGGTGGGCACTATAATGTTCACCAACGGCGGTTGGGAAATCCTGGCACAACCAAGATTGCACCCGGCCACCGGAATCGGCACACTTGTTTGGATGGGAAGGATGGCCCGGCGATGGCAAACTCTGCCCCGACTCCCAACACGTCCTCCGCGAACGCCTCGCCGACGGCGATCAGCGATGAGCCGTTGCGGGTGCTGGTCATCGATGATGAAAGTTTTCACGCGGAAACCGTCGCCGAAAGTCTCGAGCGACACAATTACATTTGTACCGTCGCCACCAGTGGCAAAGCCGGCGCGGCCAAAATCGAGCAGGATGATTTCGATGTCGTCCTCACCGATATGAAGATGGGCGATCTGGATGGGCTGGCGATTGTCCGCAAAGTCAAGCAGCATCTGCCCGAAGCAGAAGTGGTGGTGATTACTGGCTTTGGCGATGTCAAAACCGCCGTGCAAGCCATCAAAGAAGGCGCATCGCAATACTTGCTCAAGCCAATCGATTTGGGCGAACTGCGGGCGATGGTCGATAAGTCGGCGATGCGACTGCGATTGGCCCGTGCCAACCGCGAACTGCGTCAACAACTCGAAGAGAAATTCGGGTACGAAGGCGTGGTTGGCAATAGCCCGAAGATGCACCGAGTCATCGCGCAGTTGAAGGCGTATTCCAGCACGAATGCGACCGTGTTGATTCTGGGCGAGGCGGGGACCGGCAAGGAATTGGCGGCCAAGGCGCTGCATGTGAATTCGCCCCGAAAGAATAAGCCGTTCGTGGCGATGAATTGTGCCGCGCTCAATGAAAATTTGTTGGATGATGAGATGTTCGGCCACGAACCCGGAGCCTACACCGGGGGCGATCGCCTTCGCAAAGGGCGGTTCGAGTATGCCAACGGCGGCACGTTGTTTCTGGATGAAGTGGGCGATATGCCGCTGACGCTGCAAGCCAAGCTGCTGCGGGTGTTGGAGAATCACGAGGTCTACCGAATTGGCTCGAATGATCCCATCAAGGTGGATGTGCGGCTGATTTCGGCGACGAATCGCAATTTGGAATCGATGGTGGAAGAGGGGAAATTCCGCCGCGATTTGTACTACCGGCTGCGAGTGGGGACGGTGAAACTCCCCGCGTTGCGAGAACGCAAGGAAGATATTCCGCTGCTGGTGAGTCATTTTCTGAAGGATTTCAACCAGCGGCATAACAAAAAGGTGATGGGAATTTCCGAAGGGGTGCGTCGGGCGTTCGCCAGCTTCGATTGGCCGGGCAACGTCCGCGAGTTGCGCAATACCATCGAAAGCATGGTGGTTCTCGACACCGATGGCACGCTGAATACCGATGATCTGCCGGATATGGACGGCTTTCAATCGGCGGGTGGGGCAGCGGAATCGGCTCCCAAGGGGGCGGATGAACTGGTTGGGCGGCCACTGTCGGAAGTCGAGCGGTTCTACATGGAAAAAGCCCTGGAATTAACGCAGGGCAACCGCGAAGAAGCGGCCAAAATGTTGGGGATCGGCGAACGAACCCTGTATCGCGTGATTCAAGATTGGAAGTTGCAAGACAAGATCAAACAAGCACTCGCGGACGCCAATGGCGATATGGACGCCGCCGCCGCGAGCCTGGGAATGAAGGCCGATCAACTCGAACGCAAACTCAAGAAGCTGGGCGTGCGCGACGAAGAATGATCGGTCTGCCGATTCGATTCGTCGAGAGGATTCGCCATGCCGCGCATTCAGCAACTCACCCCGGCTGTCGTCAGTCAGATTGCCGCCGGGGAAGTCATCGAGCGTCCCTCCAGCGTACTCAAAGAATTGCTCGAGAATTCCATCGACGCTGGCAGCACCCGCATCGACATCGAATTGGAGCAGGGGGGCACCGAGCGACTCTGTGTCTTTGACAACGGCTGCGGCATCTTCGCCGACGATCTGCCGCTGGCATTCTCCAGCCACGCCACCAGCAAACTCACGCATGCCGATGATCTGTTCAAGATCGGCACGCTGGGATTTCGCGGCGAAGCGCTGGCTTCGATTGGCGGCGTGGCGCGGGTGTTGCTGCAATCGCGGCCGCCGGAGTGCGATCACGGAGCGGAAATCCGCTGCGAAGGCGGCGAACTTGGCACCATTCGACCCTGGAACGGAGCGGTGGGCACCCGAATCGAAGTCAAGCATCTGTTCTTCAATACGCCGGTACGCAAGAAGTTTTTGCGGGCGATTCCGACCGAGTTGGGCCACATTATCGATACCGTCATCCGCCTGGCGATGGCGTATCCGACCCTGCATTTGACGCTCAAGCACAACGGCAAACTGATTCATGAAATCCCCGCGACGATGGGTTTGACCGAGCGAATCGGCATGTTTTTTGGCGGCGATGTGCGGGAATCGCTCCGCGAAATCCGCTCCAATCCCGGCGGCATGGTCGATCTGTGGGGGTATATCGCCGATCCATCGTGCGATCGCGGCAACGCCAAACTGCAATATCTCTACGTCAACGGCCGCTGGATTCGGGATCGCAGTCTGAGCCACGCCATTCAGGAAGGCTACCGCAATCTCATCATGGTGGGGCGGTACCCCATCGCGTTTCTGTTTCTGGATATTCCGCCGGATCAGGTGGATGTCAACGTCCACCCGACCAAGGCAGAAGTGCGGTTTCGCGATTCCGGGGCGTTGTTTTCGCTGATTCGGCAAACGATTGCGAAGACGCTGTTGGGGTCGAACGCCATTCCCGCGCTGACGGTCCCCGCGCAACCGTCGGCGAAGTCGAGCGGGGCAAACTCGCCGGCGCAATCGGTGCCCGCGAGTGGGAATATCGCCGGGACGATTCCGCCGAAGCCGTTGCCGCCGATGCCAGAATCACCACCGCTGCCCTGGGAACGCCCCACGCCCCGTTCGGAATCGCGGCCCGTGCCCAAAGATTATCCGTTACCGGCATTCCTGAAGGATTTGCCCCCAAATCGGCCTGTGGTCGGCGAAAGTCTGACGGAGTCGGCGAATCAGCCGATTTCGGTACGCGAAGATGGCGAGATTGTCAGCCATGAGCCGACTTTGCCGACCGCGACGCCGACTTTGCCGGATTCGCCGAGCGCCGAGCAGCCTGCGGATTCATCGCCAGTGGCGTTCCCGGAGGTGCGGACGGCTCCCGATTGGGGATTGCCCGATCCGCCGCAGATTGCCGCGAAGCCGCTTCTGGAGGTGGCCGCCGGGGCGATTGCCCCTGCGAACGGGGCGGGAAATCAGCGTGCCATCCAGATTCACGATTCGTTTCTGGTTGTGGAGACGCCGGAAGGGATGCTGGTGATCGATCAGCATGCGTTGCACGAGCGGATTTTGTTCGAGCAATTGCAGCGTCGGGTGCGCAGTGGCAGTTTGGAGCGGCAACGGCTGCTCATCCCCGAGCCGATCGAACTCCCCGGCGGACAGGCGGCGGTTGTGCTGGAATATCGCGAAGAATTGCTCGATTTGGGGCTGGAAATCTCCGAATTTGGCGGGGGCACCATTCTGCTGGAATCGTATCCGGTGCTGCTGCATCGCTCGACGCCGTCCGCGATTCTGCAAGGGGCAATTGATTGCCTGCTGGCCAAAGATCGGCCCCCCACGCGCGATCAGTTGTTCAATCATCTGCTGGCAACGATGGCCTGCAAAGCGGCGGTCAAAGCTGGGGATCGACTCACGCCGGAAGAAATCCAGGCACTCATGGCCCAACGTCAACTGGCGGAGGATTCCACGCATTGCCCGCACGGGCGGCCCACATCTTTGGTGTTTAGTCGACAGGAATTGGAGAAACAATTCCGCCGAATCTGAGCATCAGATTGTCTATTCGCTACAATCGGCCCAAATTCTCGGCAAGTCGGGAGTTTTTTTGCATTCCGTGTCTAGTGAGTGGGGTTCTGCCCAACCTACAATGGAACCGGATTTGGCAGATTGGGTTGATTGGTAACGAGGTAGCAATCATGACGAGCATGTTGATGGGATTGGTGTTGGCGACGGAGATGGCGGTGGCTCAGCCGTTGCCGGGGAATGTGCCGCCTCCGTTTGTGTTACCGCCGGGTGCTGCGGTTCCGCCTCCGTTTGTGTTGGACGCTCCGCCAGCGCCGCTGCCGGGCTATTCCGGCTACGCTCCCGCGCCGGTGATTCCGGTACCGCCGCCGTCGTTGGCCCGCAAGCCGGCCCCGATTGTGCATCCGGCCCCGGATTGCTGCTCGCCGCCGACGATCATTCACCCGGTGGGTTGCGAAGTGTTGTCCGTGAAGGAATTCTTCACCTGCTTTGATGCCACGCCGGGCAAGCACATTGCCACGGTGCAGCATCCCACCAGCAAGAAGCCGGTGCAAATCTGCTTTGTGCTGCCCAATGCGTGTCTGAAAGAAGTGGATGTGAATCGCCGCAGCGTGGAATTTGAATACAAAGACGGCAAGGAAGTGACCGTTTTGTTCCGTTTGCTGCACAGCAAATGGGATGTCAAATACAACGATTGAGACCCCATGCTCGACCCGACGACGCTCGAGGATTATCTGGCCGCCGCGGAAGAAGCGGCCCGACGTGCGGCGGTAGTGTTGCACGAATGGCGGAAGCGATTCCAAGTCCGTGAGAAATCGCCTGCCGATCTGGTGACCGATGCCGATGTCGCCTCGCAAACGCTGATCAAGGCGTATTTGCAGGAGCGATTCCCCGGGCACGGGTTTCTCGGTGAAGAAGGAGCGGAGATTGACCCCGTCACGCGGGAACTCAAACCGCTCCCAGCCGATGCTCCCCCCACTTGGATTGTGGATCCCATTGATGGCACCGCGAACTACGTTCACGATGTGCCGTTTTATTGCATCTCCATCGGCTTATGGTTGCAAGGCGACCTGCGCGTGGGGGTGGTCTATGATCCGCGAATGAACGAAATGTTCTCCGCCGCACAGGGGTTGGGTGCCAAGCTCAACGGCGAACCGATTCACGTCAGCCCGATTACCACGCTGCGCGAATCGATGCTCTCCACCGGCTTCCCCGCCGACCCGACCCGCAGCATGAAGAATGTGAACTGGTGGCGGAAGTTTACCGAACGCACGCAATCGCTGCGGCGGACGGGTTCCACGGCGTTGAACATGGCCTACGTCGCCGCTGGCCGATTCGATGCCTATTGGGCGTTTGACAATTTCGTCTGGGATGTTGCCGGTGGTGTGGTGCTGGTCCGCGAAGCGGGCGGGCAGATTACGCTGGTCGATGGTGGGGCGTATGATCCGTTCCGATACGATATCATCGCCACCAATGGGGCCATCCACGCGGAATGTCTGGAAGTGCTGAAAGATCCGCCTGAAAATCTGTAACCGCGGGATCCCGAGTCCCCCACTCTCCCTGGGGACTCGGAACGACTGTCGGCGATTCGCAAATCGGACTTTA
This DNA window, taken from Tuwongella immobilis, encodes the following:
- the mutL gene encoding DNA mismatch repair endonuclease MutL, which codes for MPRIQQLTPAVVSQIAAGEVIERPSSVLKELLENSIDAGSTRIDIELEQGGTERLCVFDNGCGIFADDLPLAFSSHATSKLTHADDLFKIGTLGFRGEALASIGGVARVLLQSRPPECDHGAEIRCEGGELGTIRPWNGAVGTRIEVKHLFFNTPVRKKFLRAIPTELGHIIDTVIRLAMAYPTLHLTLKHNGKLIHEIPATMGLTERIGMFFGGDVRESLREIRSNPGGMVDLWGYIADPSCDRGNAKLQYLYVNGRWIRDRSLSHAIQEGYRNLIMVGRYPIAFLFLDIPPDQVDVNVHPTKAEVRFRDSGALFSLIRQTIAKTLLGSNAIPALTVPAQPSAKSSGANSPAQSVPASGNIAGTIPPKPLPPMPESPPLPWERPTPRSESRPVPKDYPLPAFLKDLPPNRPVVGESLTESANQPISVREDGEIVSHEPTLPTATPTLPDSPSAEQPADSSPVAFPEVRTAPDWGLPDPPQIAAKPLLEVAAGAIAPANGAGNQRAIQIHDSFLVVETPEGMLVIDQHALHERILFEQLQRRVRSGSLERQRLLIPEPIELPGGQAAVVLEYREELLDLGLEISEFGGGTILLESYPVLLHRSTPSAILQGAIDCLLAKDRPPTRDQLFNHLLATMACKAAVKAGDRLTPEEIQALMAQRQLAEDSTHCPHGRPTSLVFSRQELEKQFRRI
- a CDS encoding inositol monophosphatase family protein, encoding MLDPTTLEDYLAAAEEAARRAAVVLHEWRKRFQVREKSPADLVTDADVASQTLIKAYLQERFPGHGFLGEEGAEIDPVTRELKPLPADAPPTWIVDPIDGTANYVHDVPFYCISIGLWLQGDLRVGVVYDPRMNEMFSAAQGLGAKLNGEPIHVSPITTLRESMLSTGFPADPTRSMKNVNWWRKFTERTQSLRRTGSTALNMAYVAAGRFDAYWAFDNFVWDVAGGVVLVREAGGQITLVDGGAYDPFRYDIIATNGAIHAECLEVLKDPPENL